Genomic segment of Arachnia propionica:
CAGGGATCTGGGCCGGGAGTTCCCGGCGGGCTCCCCCGTCGAGGCCGCCAAGACCATGGAATCCGGTCTTCCCGCCGCCGCTGCGGCGCACCTGCTCGAGGTCGCCGAGGTCGCACAACGCAGCCAGTTCGCCCGCGAGACCCCACCGGTGGATCAGCTTCCCGGGCGGGTGAAACTCCTGGTCCGCGAGCTCCGCAACGACACCCCCGCGCCCAGGCGTCTGCTGGCCTTCCTGCTCCCGGCGTCCCTATGGCGGCCGAGAAGCGCAGGCGGCGGAAAACGCGGGCGAAAATCGCGATAGCCTTTTCCCACCCATACGGTGGGGCACCTACAATGGGGGTGGGTAAGCTGCCCTGAGGAACTAGGACGGGAGACCACGATGGCTTTGTCTGAGCAGGAGCAGAAGCGCCTGGACCAGCTTGAGGCCTCGCTGCTCGCCGATGACCCGAAATTCGCGGACACCTTGAGGGGAACTCCCCAGTTCCGCGTCCAGCGTCGTCGCGCGGCCTTGGCGGGCGTGGTTTTCGTGGCTGGGCTGACCGCCCTGGTGCTCGGGGTCCAGTTCCAGCCCGTGATATCCATCATCGGTTTCGTGATGATGCTCGCCTCGGCCATCACCGGAATCAGCGCTTGGTCCAGGGTCGAGGCCCAGGAGGAGCCAACGCGTTCCTCCAGCAAGTCCAGCCATCCCTCCTCCGGAACGGATTTCATGAACAAATTGGAGGAACGCTGGCGCAAGCGTCAACAGGGCGGCGATCTCTGAATCGTGGCAGATACCCGATTCCCCCCATCGCCCGGATTCACCGTCATCAGATATCGGCTGGGAAACGGCCTCGAACTCGCCCTGCTGCCCGATCCGACCGCCCCGGCCGTGGCGGTCAACCTCAGTTTCCAGGTGGGTTCCGTTGACGAACTCCCGGGCCGCACCGGCTTCGCCCACCTGTTCGAGCACCTGATGTTCCAGGGTTCGGCCAGGGTGGCGCCGGGAGAACACATGTCCGTGATCGAAGCGGCGGGGGGAAACGTCAACGCCTTCACTTCCACCGACCGCACGGTCTACCACGAATGCGTGCCGACGGGGGCCTTGGAGATTGTGCTGTGGCTGGAGGCGGACCGCCTTCGCAGCCTCGCGGTGACCCAGGAGAACCTCGACGCCCAGCGCGACGTGGTGACCCAGGAAAAACGCCAGCGCTACGACAACCGGCCGTACGGGGACCTGCTGGCGGGGCTGGTTGGACAACACTTCGGGCCCAGGCATCCCTACGGGCACCTGCCCATAGGTTCCATGAAGGACTTGGCGGCCGCGAGCCTGGCCGACGTCACGGCCTTCCATTCAAGGTGGTACCGCCCCTCGCACGCGAAACTGGTGATCTGCGGCTCCCTGGACCCGGACGAGACCATCGACCTGGTCGAACGGTATTTCGGTGACCTCGAGGACCTTTCCCCACCGCCCCGGGAAACCATCACCGAATCCCCCCTGCCGGGCGGGGTCATCACCCTGACAAGCGACGTTCCCCATCCCCTGCTGCACTGCTCCTGGCAGGCCCCGGCAGCCGACGACCCCGACCTGCTGGCCCTCGAACTGGGGTTGTCCGTGCTCTCCGACGGACACGCATCCCGCCTCCACCGCCGGCTGGTCAGGGAACGTGGCATCGCCCACGAGGTGCACGGCGCGCTACTGGGTCATCTCCGTTCGCCCTCCATCGCATCCCTGAGCGCGAGACCCGCAGACGGGGTGGGCACCCAAGAACTGGCCGAGGCGATCCTGGAGGAACTCGCCATCCTGGATACCCCCTCCGAGCAGGAACTGGAACGGGCGAAAGCCCAGTACGAACGCGGCTGGCTCCTGGAGCTCGCCGCCGTCGAGGACCGCGCGGAGGCCGCCGCCGACACATGGACGACCCTGGGTGACCCGGCGCTGATCAACCACAGACTGACTGACCTCGCGGCCGTGACCCCCGGCGAGGTGTCCCGGGTGCTTGCCAATCGTCCGGCACCCAGCCAGTTGCACTACCTCCCGAAGGCTGCATCGTGATCCGTCCCGCCATCACAGAACCCCGCCCCTGGCGTTTCCCGAACCCTGCCCGTTCCTCCCTCGGCTCGGGGCTGGGACTGGCGTTCATCGACCTGCCGGGACAGGCCCTGGCCTCCGTTGAACTGGTGCTACCCACCCCGCTGGAGGCCGAGCCACGGGAACTGGAAGGGGTGGCCACCGTGGTCCTGCACGCCTGCGACGAGGCCACCGTCACCCTGCCCGACATCGTGGAGAGGCTGGAGCTGCAGGGGGCGGCGCTGCTCGGGCGCTCCACTTGGGGCTACACCCGGCTGGGTGTGAGCGCCCCGGCTCGCCGCCTGCCGAAGGTGCTGGAGCTGTTCGCCTCCGTGGTCAGGGAACCGGCCTTCGACGAACCTGACCTGGCCCACCACGTCGAAACCCAGGTGGCCGCCTGGAAAACGAGGATGGCCTCCCCCACCGCCGTGACCCGCGAGGCCCTGCGGACCTCGTTGTTCGGCCCGGATCAGCGGGAGGGACGTCCCATCGCAGGTTCCCCCGAAACCCTGGGGGCGATCGACCAGGATGCGGCCCGGAACTGGCACGAACGCGCCTGGGTGCCCCAGGGTGCGACCCTGATTCTCGCCGGCGACCTGACCGGTCTGGACACCGACGAACTCACGGCCCCCCTGGAGGCCTGGCGTGGCGTTCGCACCCCGGCCCCGGCCCCCCAGGGAATCCCCGGCAGGCCCGGAATCGTGCTGGTAGATCTCCCGCAGGCCGCCCAGACCGTGGTGCAGGCGTTCGTCCCGACCCCCGGGCGTGACGCCCCGGAGTGGGCGGCGCTGAAACTGGGCGGACACATCATGTGCGGAGCCTTCGCCAGCCGGCTCAACCTTGAGCTCCGCGAACGCCTCGGCTACACCTACGGTGTTTCGGGAGGGGTGTCGGCACGCCGCACCGGTGGTTCCTTCGTCGTTGAGACGGCCTTGAACAGCAACGCAGCCGCCGACGCCGTCGCCCGGCTCCTGGACGCGCTCACGCTGCAGGTACCCTTCACCGAAGGCGAGGTCCTGGACGCCGCCCGCTACCTGGTGCAGGCCTCCCCGCTCCAGTACGAGACGGCCGCCGACATCACGGTCCAGACCGCGGCCCTGATCGCCGCGGGTTTCGATCCGGATTTCGTGAACCGGCACCGCGCGGCGCTGTCGGGCGCGACGGCCGGACAGGTCAACTCGGCCTGGTGGGAGCACATCCGCCCCGAAAACATCACCATCGTGATCGGCGGCCCCGCCCGGCTGCTGGAACCCGGTCTGAGGGCCGCCGGAATCGAGGCCGAGATCACCGGTTGAGCAGTTCGAGGGCCTGTTCCGTCTTGGCCTTGGCCTCGTTGGTCTTCTGCTGGTAGGTGCCCAGGTCACCTGATTTCAGGGCCTGATCGGCAGCCACGAACAGGTCTGTGCTCTCCTTCAGCAGCGCCTTCGCCCGTTCCTTGGTGTCCTCCCCGGAAGCCGGCGGGGTCTGCTGCCCATTCGGGGGGGGTCTCCACGGGTTTCTCCCCCGTCTCGGCCCCGGCATCACCCTGGAACACCTGATCGAGGGCGGCCTTCAGGGTGTCACCGATCCCGACATGTTCACCGAAACGCGCCACGACGAAACGCAGCGCCGGGTAGCCGCCGCTGGTGGTGCTGGTCTGGGTGTAGATCGGCTGGACGTACATCAGGCCGCCGCCCACCGGGATGGTGAGCAGGTTCCCGTAGATGGCGCTCGTGTTGCCCTGCCGGTTGAAAGGAAGCAGCCGCTCCGCCACGGCCTCGTTGGTCGAGATCGCGTTGAAGGTCTGACCCGGCCCTGGAATCTGCTTGGCGTCCGACAGCTTCAACGCCCGCAGCTGCCCGTAGTTCGGGCTGGTCGCATCCGCGTTGACGGCCATGTAGACCGAGAGGTTCTCGCGTCCCCGCGGGACGAAAACCGTCGTGTTGGAGTAGTGCGCCTGCTCCTCGCCCGGCCACTTGATGGTCAGGAAGTAGGGGGGTTCCTTGGTTCCGCTCTCGCCGCCCTTGACGGGATCGGTCGGCACCTCCCAGATGTCCGACTGCTGGAAGAAGGTGTACGGGTTGGTTGTGTGGTAGAGCCCCAGCATCTGGCGCTGCACCTTGAACAGGTCCTGCGGGTAACGCAGGTGGGCCATCAGCTCGGGGCCGATCTCGGATTTCGGGGTGATGAGCCCCGGATAGACCTTGGACCAGGTCTGGAGGATGGGATCCGACTCGTCCCAGCCGTAGAGGGTGACGGTGCCGTCGTAGGCGTCCACCGTGGCCTTGACCGAGTTGCGGACGTAGTTGACCTGTGTTCCGGAGGACGTGCGGTCACCGCCGGTGCGGGTGTCCTTGGTGGCCTGGGTCCAGTCGACCCGGGTCGAGTTCGGGTAGTCGGCGGTGGTGGTGTACGCGTCGATGATCCAGACGATGCGCCCGTTGACCACCGTCGGGTAGGGGTCGGAGTCCACCGTCAGGAACGGCGCCACCTCCTTGACCCGGTCCACGGGAACCCGGTTGAACAGCAACCGCGAGTTGGAGTTGACCCTCTCGGAGAGCAGCAGGTTGATATCCCCGAAACGCACTGCGAACGCGGCCTTGTTCAGGAAGTTGCCGACGGGAACGCCACCGCTTCCCTGATAGGTGTACTTGGTCTCGGTGTGTTCCTGCCCGCCACCGGGGGTGTCGAGCTCAACCGGATCCGCTCCCTCGGGGGCCCCGGCGATGACCCAGTGCTTGGATTCCTCACCGAAGTAGATGCGGGGTTGTTCCTGCTTGATCAGGCCTTCGGTCGGGATGCCTCCCGAGAAGTAGGTGGGTTCTCCGTTCGACTCACGCCGGTTGCCGTAGGCCGCCACCAGGCCGTAGCCGTGGGTGTAGACCGTGTGCATGTTGTTCCAGGTGTTGCCCGCCTCGACGGCGTTCAGGTCGAGTTCGCGTGCGGCCACCACGGAGTCCGTCTCCTTGCCGTCCACGTTGTAGCGGTCGACGTCCAGGGTCTTGGGGAAGCGGTAGTAGCCGCGCACCTGCTGGAGTTGCTCGAAGGTCGGGGCGATGATGGCCGGATCCATCAGCCGGATCGCGGGCAGCGCCGCAGCGTCGGTGCGCAACTGGCCGGCGCTCACGCTGTCCACGGCCTCGTAGTCGGTGATCTGCACCGCGTTGATGCCGAAGGCCCCGCGCGTCGCCTCAATGTTGTTTGCTATCCAGGGGCGCTCCAGATCGGGTTCGTTGGGTTTGACCACGAAATTGCGGACCCCCCACGGATATACGGCGGTGAGGATCATCGCGGAGATCACCAGCAGGCCCACCGCGATACCGGGCACACTCCACCTGACCCGCCATGCGTTGTAGAAACACAACAGGGCGCAGATCCCCGCTATCGCGGCGACGATCAAACTGGCCGGGATCCGGGAGGTCGCATCCGTGTAGTTGACGCCCGTGAACAAATTGTTCTGGCTGGTCAGGTAGCCGTAGCGGTCGAGGAAGGAGGCCACCCCGTAGAACAGCAGCGCCACCCCGAGCAGGATGGAGACCTGCCGCTGGGCAGCCCTGCCCGCGGCCTTGAGGTTCCCCGTTTTCCGGAAGGCCGTGGAGTTCATGGCCCCGGTGAGGAAATGAACCAGCAACGACCCGACGAGACAGACCACCACCATGAAACTCACGTAGCTCAGCACGAATCGCCACCAGGGCAGCTGGAACACGTAGAAGGACGCATCCAACCCGAACACGGCGTCGGGAGTGCCGAATTCGGTGGCGCGGGTCCACGCCAGAAAGGTCTGGGACTGGCTGGCGGCAACCCCACCGCCCAGCAGGCCGGCCACGACGGAAGGCAACAGTATGAGGGTCCGGGAACGCTTGTCCAGGCTGTCACGCAGCTGAAGCAGCAACTCGGAATCCAGGTTCGCGCGCCGAACCGGGGGACGCAGCCGGTAGGCCAGCACCAGGGAACCGAACAACCCGCCGCCCATCAGCAACCCGAACCCCAGGAACAACCCCACCCGGGCGGCCAGCTGGGTGGTGAACACCGTCGAGGCGGACACGCTGCTGAACCATAGGTAGTCCGTGTAGAACCGGGAGGCCAGCACCACCAGCAGGGCCAGGACCCCGAAGATCAGGATGGAGATCAGCAGCGGGCTCCGGCGCTTCTCGGTGTCGGCTTCGGCTTCCGCGCTCATGCGTTTTCCTCCTTGAACGTTGCCAGCAGGGCATCGGCCAGGCCGGGGACGAGGTCCTCGGCCCCGAGCAGGTCTTCCGGGTTGCTGAGGACGCGGGCCAGGCCGTGCCGCGACCCGTCGCGCAGCGCACCGACCACCACCCGGACGTCGGTGCGGGCCTCGTGGTTGTTCACGAACTCGATGGCCTCGTCGGGGTCGGCGGGCACTTGGGACTCGAACCGGGGTGGCAGGAAAGCGCGTTCCATCGCGATCGCGCATCCGGTCACGGTCGCCGGCCAGGTCAGGCGCGCCAGCCGCGCGGCGATGTCACCGCCGAGCTGGAAGTCCTCCTGCTCGACGGCGGTCAGCGCATCCGCCGCGGTCTGGGTGACCTTTCCCCGCAGCTGCGGTTCCAGATCGAGCAGCGTCGCAGTTTCCACCAGCGCGAAGAGCCGCGCGGGCTGATCCCATCCGAGCTCCGAGACGTGACGTTCGATGTCGGCCAGGGCCGCGATCAGGCGGCTCGGATCCACCTCAGCCACAGCTGGGCACCTCCTGTGTGGATTGTCCTTCGTTGACCAGCTGCAGCACAGCGATCGCGTCCTTGAGGGTACCCACGGGCACCAGCCTGAGATCGGTGCGCAGATCCCCCAGGTCGGCGCAGTTGCTGGCCGGCATCAGGAACAGCTTCGCCCCGGCGGCCTCTGCGCCTTTGATCTTCTCCCGGATTCCGCCGATGCCGTACACCTTCCCCGCGGCATCCACCTGACCGGTGCCCGCCACCACCCGTCCCTCGCGCAGCACCCCGTCGGTGATGCGGTCGTAGATGGCCAGGGCGAACACCAGGCCCGCGGAGGGGCCGACGATGCTGGAGTCGATCCGGTAGGAGATCGAGGGTGCGTAGCGGTAACCGATCGAGAGCGAGATCCCGAGGTAGGGGGCACCATCGCGTTCCGTGACCGTCGTCACCGTGACGTTCTCGCTGTTGCCGCCGCGCATCACCCTGAACACGATGGGATCCCCGACGGCCCTGGTCTGGATGGCGGTTTTCACCTCTTCGTTGGTGGTCACCTCGCTGCCGTCCACGGCCTCGATGAGGTCGCCGGGCCGCAGCTGCCCGTTCGCGGGCCCGGACAAACTGACCGAGGACACCATCGGCATCTCGGTGACCGCCTGCCCCGCGGCCCTGAGGGCGGCGACGATGGCGTTGACGCGGGAGGAGTCCATCATGGCGACCGCCTCGTTCTGCACCTCGGCGTTGGATTTGCCGGCCGGGTACACGACCTCACGCGGCAGGGCGTCCGAGTCGGCGGCGATGTGCGCCAGCAGCGCCTCGGGAAGGCTGATGCCGGAATCGACCCGCGTGGTGGAGACCGTGGTCATCAGCAGCTTGCCGCCGCTGTTGCTCGTTGGGATGCCGGAGATCTCGATGAGCGGCCCCTCATCGGTGCTTCCCATCACGTCGACGGTCTGCCCGGGACGCCAGGTCACGAACGGCACCGGGATCAGGATCAGACCGGCGGCGAGCAGCACGAACAGCGCCGAGGACACGACGGCCACCATGTTCCGAGACAACTCTCGCCCCTCCTTGCCTGCCGTACGGGTGGCGACAAGCCTACCAAGTGGAGTTGACCGGGTCGTCAGCCCGGATTTCCTTGATCCCGTAGGGTTGAATGGTTTCCGAGAATCGGTTTTCCCGTGTGAAAGGCCTGATGCCCAATGTCAACTCCCGGAGGGTTCGATTTCGAACAGCTCAGACGCATGATGGAGCAGCTCGGCCTCAACGCCGAGGACCTGGATATCAACGAGTTGATGAAACAGATGCAGCGGCTGCAGGCATCCGGTGGGATCAGATTCGGCATCACCCCGGCCGCCCAGGACCCGGATGCCGCCTGGAGGACCACGATCACCGCGGCACGTCATCTCGCCTCGGAGCTGGGCCCTGACCCGTCCCTCTCGCCCGGGGAGAAACTCGCCATCGTCGATGCGGAACGGCTGGCCCAGTCCTGGCTGGACCCGGTGACACGGTTCGCCTCGTCCGGGACGCCCCCGGTCACGCTGCGCCGCGAGGACTGGATCGAATCCACCTCCGCGGGGTGGCGGCGCCTGGTCGAACCGATCATCGACGGGCTCGCCGACGCGCTGCAGCGCGGCACCGCGACCCCCGAGGATCCGCAGTTCGCCGACCTCTCCTCGATGCTCGCCCCCATGATGCGGACCTCGGCGTCGCTGATCTACCGCGACCGGCTGGGCAAGGTGCTGGCCTCGGTCGCCGGCTCCACGCTCACCGGCTCGGAGGTCGGGATCTCCCTGGCCCAGGGCTCGGCGGTGACAGTGCTGCCCGCGAACATCGCCGAGTTCACCCGCGATCTCGACCTGCCGGACGGCGATGTCATGCTCTACCTGCTGCTGCGCGAGGCCTCGAGGCAGCGGCTGTTCCACGGGGTCGGGTGGCTGTCCCCGCAGCTGGATGCGCTCCTGGCCCACTACGCCCGCGAGATCCGGATCGATTTCGAGGCCTTGTCCTCACAGTTGGACATCGGCGGCGAGGAAGTTTCGCTGGAGGACATCGTCGCCGTCGGGGAGAAGGTGCGCGGTTCGTTCTTCAAACCCGCCAGCACCGAACTGCAGCTGGAGATCCTGGGCCGCCTCGAGGTGTTGCTGGCGCTGATCGAGGGCTGGGTGGATCACGTCACGAACCGCGCCGCCTCGAGCTGGATGACCAATTCCGCGCAACTCGACGAGGTGGTGCGTCGGCGCCGCGCCTCCGCGGGACCCACCCGCGAAGTGTTCCAGGACCTACTGGGACTGGAGTTGCGTCCCCGCCTGGTGCGTGACGCGGAAAACCTGTGGGCGGCCATGGAACACCGCCACGGGGCCACCGAACGCGACGGGGTGTGGCAGCATCCCGACATGTTGCCGACCGCCCGGCACCTGGAGGATCCCCTCTCCTACGTGCACCCGGCCCACCGGGGAGACGACGATGGCGACTTCGACGCGGAGCTTCGCAAACTGCTTGGCGAGTAGCACTTGACTAAAGTGCCCTCCACGCGGTTGACTATGTACCACGGTACCCGCCCGGGTCGGTTCGCAGGGGAAGGCGAGCCCCCGGGCGGGGCCTTTTTCATTCCCCCGCCGGGTCCGCATCTCTCGCGCCGTGTTCCGCCACGATCCGCAGCACGTCCGCACCGAACCGGTCCGCCTTCACCGCGCCGATGCCACTGATCCGCAGCAGCTGGGCACGATCCACCGGTTCGGCCTCGGCGATGGCCTGCAGGGTGGTGTCGGTGAAGATCACGAAGGCCGGTTGGGACGCGGCATTGGCGGTCTCCAGCCGCCAGGCCTTCAGGGCGGCCAGGAGTTCCTCGTCGAAGGGCGCCTCGCAACCGGCGTGGCGCCCCAGTTTGCGTTCGGCGGCGTCAGTCAGCTGCTCCCGGCAGACGAAACAGGTCCGGGAACGCACGCTACTGCGCCCGGATCTGCCGGTGCGGGGGGCGGGAACCTGCTCCTCGGGCACGAGGCCCGTCAGGAAACGAGAACGCACACCCCGGCCGCGGGAAGGTTTGCCGGGCCACGAGACCCGGAGCCGCCGACGGGCCCGTGTGACCGCGACGTGCAGGAGCCTCCGTTCCTCCGACAGCGCGGGTTCCTCCTGGCTCAGGGCGAAGGGAACCATGCCCTCGCGCACCCCGACCACGGCCACCGCATCCCATTCGAGTCCCTTGGCGGCGTGCATGGTCGCCAGCGTGACGGCGCTGGTGGCGGGCGGGGTCTCGAGGTTGGCGTGATCGTTCAGCCAGGCGGTGAACTCGGGGACGGTCCAGTTCGGGGCGGCTTCCTGGGCGTCGCGGATCATCTGCGCCAGGGAGTTGATGGACTCCCAGCGTTCCCGCTGCGCACCCATTCCCGACGGGGCCTCCGGGTTCCATCGCAGCTCGGCCAGCACCTCATCCAGCAGCTCCCCCGGGTGGGTTCCGGGATCCCGCTGCGCGGCGCGGTGCAGCCGGTTCACCGCGTCGCGCACCTCGGGACGCTCCCAGAACCGGTCAGTGCCCTTGACCTGGTAGGGAATCCGGGCGGCGTCCAGGGCGGACTCGAAAACCGGTGACTGCGCGTTGATGCGGTGGAGCACCGCGCACTCACCCCACGGGGTGCCCTCGGCGTGCCGTTCCCCCAGCCAGGCGACCACGGCCCGGGCCTCGTCCTCCTCAGTGCCGTCGGCGTGGAACTCGGGGGGCGGTCCCTCGGGGCGCGTGGGATGCAGGTCCCCCGCGCTGGGATGGCGACGCACTATGCGGTTCGCGAGCTGGACGATGCCAGGGCTGGACCGGTAGTTGCGCACCAGCCTCACCTGACGGGCCCCGGGATGTTCGGAGGCGAAACCGGTCAGGCAGTCCGCCCTGGCGCCGGCGAAACCGTGGATGGCCTGCTGGGGATCACCGACCACGCAGATGTCGGGGCGGCCATCCACCCACAGCGACACCAAGCGGTGCTGGATCGCGGAGACGTCCTGGTACTCGTCCACCACGAAGTGCCGGTAGGCGTCCCGGATCTGCTCGGCGACGGCGGGGTGTTCCACCAGCAACGCGGCCGCGCACAGGAGGATGTCGTTGAAATCCACCACCCCGGCGCTGGTTTTGTGTTTCTCGTATGCCTCCATCACCTGGGCCACGCGTTCGGGTTCCACCCCCGCGACCTCACGGCCGCGGGCGAGCCGGGCGTAGCGGCCAGGGGAAACGTTGCTGGACTTGGCCCAGCCGATCTCTCCGATCAGGTCCCGCACCAGGTTCGTGTCGGCGTTGCCGAGCACCCGGTTCGCGGCCCGCCCCACCAGCGGGAAGGGGTTGTCCAACAGTTCCGGGAACTCGGAACCGTAGGCCGTGGGCCAGAAGTAGCGGCACTGGCTGAGCGCAGCGGCGTGGATGGTCCGGGCCGAGACCTTGCGCACCCCGAGCCCCGCCAGCCGCGACTTCAACTCGCCTGCCGCCCGCGTTGTGAAGGTGACCGCGAGGGTCGCGGCCGGGGCGTAACGCCCCTCCCGGACGGCGTGGGCGACCCGGTGCGTGATCGCCCGCGTCTTCCCCGTCCCCGCCCCCGCCAACACCACCAGCGGCCGGTCCAGCAGCGTCGCCACCCGCCGCTGCTCGGGGTCAAGGGCGTCGAGGATCGGGTCAGTCACGAGGACCATTCAAACAGGCCGCACCGACAAAACCTGGCCGGCGTCCCACCCCTAAGGTTTTGCCGGTGGCGCGCACTAATGTGATCGGTCGCGGGGAAGGAGAGGATCATCGCAGTGGACAGGAGATCGGCCGAGTGCTGGGAGGAGTTGATCGACGCCCTGGCGGCGTGGCTGGACGAACTGCGCCCCGGGCCGCTGGAACGGGTGCGGATCATCACTTCCTCGGCCGCCACCGCACGCCTGGCGGGACAGGCCCTGGCCGCCCGGATCGGCATCCTGGCAGGGGTGGATCTGATTCCGGCCGACCGCTGGGTGGCGCAGCTGCAGGCGGAACTGGGCGACGGGGAATCGTCCCCGTGGCGAGGCCTGGCATTGGAACTGGCGATCCGGGAGGTCCTCCAGGACCCGGAGTTCCGGGATTCGCATCCCGTGGTGGCGGAGCATCTCAGAGCAGGCCCGGGCAGGCTGCGCGGCACCTCGCAACGCCTGGCAGTCCTGCTGCGCCGCTACTCGGAGCACCACCCGGACCTCCTGGCCCGCTGGCTCGCCGACCCCGAGGAGGCCGCCGAGGAACTACCGGGGCACCTGCGCTGGCAACCGGAGCTGGCGGTGCGCGTCACCGAGATCCTCGAATGGGATCCGGTCGAGGAGCTGACGCGGCTGCGCGCCGCCCTGGCGGAGACGCCCGGACCGGCCACGGCCGTGCTGCACTGCCCCGACCTGCCCGCGGCGACGCAGCTGCTGGTGGAGGCCATCGACCGGGTCCGGGATGTCCTAGTCCTGAAGCTTGTAAACGCCGCGGTGCCGGAGAGGATCACCTGGCTGGGTTCCCACGATCCCCTGCGGCAGGCCGAGGTGTTGCGCGAGGAACTGTGCCGCATCCTGCAGGAGGATCCCGGCCTGGAGCCACGCGACGTCCTGGTGGTCGTTCCCGATCCCGCGGCCTGGTGGCCCGCCCTCGGCCTGGCCTTCGCGCCACTCGAGGGCAGTTCTCACCCGGGCCGGCGCCTGCGGCTCCAGGCACCCCCCGAGGTCCGGATCCCCAACCCCGTGCTGCGCACCTTGGCCGAAGCCACCGGGCTGCGGGATTCCCGCGCCACCGCCAGTTCCCTGCTGGACCTGCTGAGCCTCACGCCGATCTCTTACCGCTGGCGGCTGCCGGAACGCGACGAACTGGCCCGGCTGATCGACGCCGCCGGGATTCGCTGGGGCCTCGACGCCCAGCACCGCGCGGACCAGGGGCTTCCCGGGATCGCTCAGAACACCTGGGCCCGGGGCCTCGACCGGCTGCTGGCCGGGCTCACCCTGGCCCCCGGGAGCACCGCCCTGCCCATCTCCGGCGTGGATGCCGTCGGTACATCGGAGCTGGAGCTGATCGGTTCGCTCACGGAGATTTTCACCCGGCTGCGGCGCTACGCGGCCACCGCCGAACCCGCCACCCTTCCGGAATGGGTCGCCCGGGCCCGGGGATTGCTTGACGAGCTCGTCGACCTGCCCCCCGGAGACGACTCATTGCTCCAGGAGGCCACCTCCCGTTTGGCGCGGCTGGCGGAGGAGGGGTCCGCCAGCCCCGTCAGGGTGACGGCCTCCGACTTCACCCGGCTGCTGGAGCAGCTCGCCGCCGAACCCACGCCGCGCTTGGGGATCGGCAATGGCAATCTCACCGTCGTCGGCCCGGGAGAACTCAAGGGCGTGGCCTTCCCCGTGGTCGTGTTGCTCGGTTTCGAGGACGGCGGGCTCGATCCCGTTCCTGACGCGATCCCCGGCATCCTGCCGGATCCCGGACAGGAGCGCCTGGAGGACCTGCTGGATCACGCCTGGGCCGCCCGGCACCTGGTGGTGGTGCACCAGCACCGCTCCGAGACCACCGACGCCGTCCTGGAGCACCCGACCACCCTCACCTGGCTGTGGCGCCGGCTGGGTGTCACACCCGAACTGCGGGAGGTGCCCCTGGCATCGCATTCGGAGAGGAACTTCACGGGCCCCTACCCGAGTTTCGACGCCTCCTCCTTCGAAATGGCCCGCCGCCTGCGAACCGGGTCCGCCGGGGCCGCACCGGCCAGCGCGGTGCGTCGCAGGGCCGCCCTCCAGCTGCCCGTCGGCGACGACACCGGCCCCATGTCCCTGGACGAGGCGGCCCGGTTCCTGCGCGATCCCGCGGCCGCGTTCCTGCGTGAGCGGGCGGGGATCCGGGGAAGCTTCGCACCGGAGATCAGCGACGACCTGCCGCTCAGCGCGGCCGGGTTGGACGCCTGGGGGATCCGTTCCCGGCTGCTGGTAGCGGCCCGCGGCGGGCAGCCCCCCGACGAGGCGATCCGCGCCGAGGCCCGCAGGGAGCTGCTGCCCACCGGCCCCATGGGTGGTGCGGCTCTCGACGCGGACGTGGAACTGGTCCGGCGGCTCTGGCAGCAGGCCCGCCCGGACTGGGACCGCCCGGTCCGCGACGTCCCCGTCGACC
This window contains:
- a CDS encoding exodeoxyribonuclease V subunit gamma; protein product: MDRRSAECWEELIDALAAWLDELRPGPLERVRIITSSAATARLAGQALAARIGILAGVDLIPADRWVAQLQAELGDGESSPWRGLALELAIREVLQDPEFRDSHPVVAEHLRAGPGRLRGTSQRLAVLLRRYSEHHPDLLARWLADPEEAAEELPGHLRWQPELAVRVTEILEWDPVEELTRLRAALAETPGPATAVLHCPDLPAATQLLVEAIDRVRDVLVLKLVNAAVPERITWLGSHDPLRQAEVLREELCRILQEDPGLEPRDVLVVVPDPAAWWPALGLAFAPLEGSSHPGRRLRLQAPPEVRIPNPVLRTLAEATGLRDSRATASSLLDLLSLTPISYRWRLPERDELARLIDAAGIRWGLDAQHRADQGLPGIAQNTWARGLDRLLAGLTLAPGSTALPISGVDAVGTSELELIGSLTEIFTRLRRYAATAEPATLPEWVARARGLLDELVDLPPGDDSLLQEATSRLARLAEEGSASPVRVTASDFTRLLEQLAAEPTPRLGIGNGNLTVVGPGELKGVAFPVVVLLGFEDGGLDPVPDAIPGILPDPGQERLEDLLDHAWAARHLVVVHQHRSETTDAVLEHPTTLTWLWRRLGVTPELREVPLASHSERNFTGPYPSFDASSFEMARRLRTGSAGAAPASAVRRRAALQLPVGDDTGPMSLDEAARFLRDPAAAFLRERAGIRGSFAPEISDDLPLSAAGLDAWGIRSRLLVAARGGQPPDEAIRAEARRELLPTGPMGGAALDADVELVRRLWQQARPDWDRPVRDVPVDLDCSGLRLTGTVRLRGDELVVISPSDLPRPLFEPWVQLLALAASGFRTRARIHHLRRHYGEFFPGSVTLNPPQEAAAHLEVLVRGARLSRSRLVPVPAEPARALAKSARERRFNGADWDLPTNSWNSPWAWRPEHWEHFYTGSASELFTDPPQDGDPAGPERFGAFGGWALALHSPLLEAAR